In Brevibacillus brevis NBRC 100599, a single genomic region encodes these proteins:
- a CDS encoding DUF7674 family protein has protein sequence MIQKHEVIDLFLSACPSYKERWLHFVSETYDDSEEHLPYIDVSDFAQHVDELYQQQKLTEFPMIFEVLEMLHINGDDYVKELATIGFLESLLGCEISSSIQSFLMPISLKWWISLNKFMSGENRYVGEDQ, from the coding sequence ATGATACAAAAACATGAGGTTATCGACTTATTCTTATCTGCTTGTCCATCCTATAAAGAAAGATGGCTCCATTTTGTTAGTGAAACTTACGACGATAGCGAAGAGCATCTTCCGTATATTGATGTCTCAGATTTCGCCCAACATGTAGATGAGCTTTACCAACAGCAAAAGTTAACCGAGTTCCCAATGATATTTGAGGTTTTAGAAATGCTCCATATCAACGGTGACGACTATGTTAAAGAATTAGCTACAATTGGGTTTCTGGAATCATTGCTAGGTTGTGAAATTTCAAGCTCAATTCAATCTTTTCTGATGCCCATTTCCCTAAAATGGTGGATCTCATTAAATAAATTCATGTCTGGAGAAAATCGTTATGTTGGCGAAGACCAATAA
- a CDS encoding NIPSNAP family protein, translating into MVTCYLKYVIDPYQVSVFEEYAKMWIPLVNKFGGHHHGYFLPHEGANNIAYALFSFPSLAEYEDYRKKILVDVDCQLAFSLAEQTKCIISYERSFLRPVFE; encoded by the coding sequence ATGGTCACTTGTTACTTGAAATATGTTATTGATCCATATCAGGTAAGTGTTTTTGAAGAATATGCAAAGATGTGGATACCTCTTGTCAACAAGTTTGGCGGACATCATCATGGCTATTTCCTTCCTCATGAAGGTGCTAATAATATTGCTTATGCCTTATTTAGTTTTCCTAGTTTGGCAGAATATGAAGATTATCGAAAGAAAATACTGGTCGATGTAGATTGCCAACTTGCCTTCTCACTCGCAGAGCAAACAAAGTGCATCATCAGTTACGAGCGAAGTTTCTTGCGTCCGGTGTTTGAATAA
- a CDS encoding BC1872 family protein yields the protein MGWEKHEVELDLTDGGKQKFFDSWRKNGIEVATHWCPLHNIADAWMIAENLYIGVLPQSPGAPEDMRFLAVFETHPYDRNIEIYAKTAQEAICKAALEAVA from the coding sequence ATGGGATGGGAAAAGCATGAAGTAGAGCTTGACCTAACCGATGGAGGGAAGCAGAAGTTCTTCGACTCTTGGCGGAAGAATGGAATAGAGGTTGCAACTCACTGGTGCCCACTCCACAACATAGCCGATGCGTGGATGATAGCAGAAAATCTCTACATCGGGGTGCTTCCACAGTCTCCAGGAGCTCCAGAGGATATGAGGTTCCTTGCGGTATTTGAAACTCATCCATATGACAGAAATATCGAAATTTATGCAAAGACAGCACAAGAAGCGATATGCAAGGCAGCTCTTGAGGCAGTCGCTTAA
- a CDS encoding DeoR family transcriptional regulator, producing the protein MSALKSTFIGAIYSAPSPLPGQSHRSSSNIGTEVLPPDTVNFQWVISGVSNPNQISFSVSQDVSGGNDPTHLTGVVSEKITDVVSTRSLYIGSPKGAQENFLVEIYALSRA; encoded by the coding sequence ATGAGTGCACTTAAGTCGACGTTTATCGGCGCTATTTATTCCGCTCCTTCCCCATTGCCTGGTCAATCGCATCGTTCTAGCTCAAATATTGGTACAGAAGTCCTTCCGCCAGACACAGTTAATTTTCAATGGGTAATAAGTGGAGTTTCTAATCCTAATCAAATTAGTTTTTCTGTCAGTCAAGATGTTAGTGGAGGCAATGATCCTACTCATCTTACTGGAGTAGTTAGCGAGAAAATCACAGATGTTGTTTCTACTCGCTCTCTTTACATTGGGAGTCCCAAGGGTGCACAAGAAAACTTTTTGGTTGAAATCTATGCACTTTCAAGAGCATAA